One region of Arthrobacter sp. StoSoilB22 genomic DNA includes:
- a CDS encoding DUF4229 domain-containing protein, giving the protein MVAFLKYSLIRLALFVPLFVLFAFLGVGWILAVVFAGLIAFAISYLFFQKQRDAATAAMRERFSGRAKPIRTAGEVEDAAAEDGLVEKNPDIAVNNDKRPGSV; this is encoded by the coding sequence ATGGTGGCTTTCCTGAAGTATTCCCTCATCCGCCTGGCACTGTTCGTGCCGTTGTTCGTGTTGTTCGCCTTTTTGGGGGTTGGTTGGATCCTGGCTGTGGTGTTCGCCGGTCTGATTGCCTTCGCCATCAGCTACCTCTTCTTCCAAAAACAGCGCGACGCCGCCACTGCGGCCATGCGCGAGCGTTTCTCCGGGCGGGCCAAGCCGATTCGCACCGCGGGTGAGGTTGAAGACGCCGCAGCCGAGGACGGCTTGGTAGAGAAAAACCCGGACATCGCCGTTAACAACGACAAACGCCCGGGCTCTGTCTAG
- a CDS encoding 1,4-dihydroxy-2-naphthoate polyprenyltransferase gives MATAAQWIQGARLRTLPAAIAPVLIGSAAAYELQAFRLPNAILAALVALLLQIGVNYANDYSDGIRGTDEDRVGPLRLVGSGAAKPEQVKWAAFALFGAAMICGLILVIITQTWWLILVGIGCVLAAWGYTGGKNPYGYLGLGDVFVFVFFGLVATLGTTYTQAGQVSLAAVIGAIGTGLIACALLMANNVRDIPTDAAAGKRTLAVRLGDRHARESYVLMLAVAILLVIVLAPTKPWMLIVLLLIPACLMPAWLMVNGKKRKSLIPVLKQTGMINLGYSLLFSLGLILSRGF, from the coding sequence GTGGCGACAGCTGCACAATGGATTCAAGGAGCCCGGCTCCGCACACTGCCCGCGGCGATTGCGCCGGTCCTCATCGGTTCGGCAGCGGCGTACGAGCTCCAGGCTTTCCGGCTGCCGAACGCGATCCTGGCGGCACTTGTGGCTCTCTTGCTTCAAATCGGGGTCAACTACGCCAACGACTACTCGGACGGGATCCGCGGGACGGACGAGGACCGGGTGGGTCCTCTTCGCTTGGTGGGTTCCGGCGCAGCCAAACCGGAACAGGTGAAATGGGCAGCCTTCGCGCTCTTCGGGGCGGCGATGATCTGCGGCCTGATCCTGGTGATCATTACCCAGACGTGGTGGCTGATCCTGGTGGGCATTGGCTGCGTCCTGGCAGCTTGGGGATACACCGGCGGGAAGAACCCCTACGGGTACCTGGGCTTGGGTGACGTCTTTGTCTTCGTGTTCTTCGGTCTTGTGGCCACCCTTGGCACCACCTACACCCAGGCCGGGCAGGTCAGCCTCGCCGCGGTGATTGGTGCGATCGGCACCGGGCTCATTGCCTGCGCATTGCTGATGGCCAACAACGTGAGGGACATCCCCACGGATGCGGCAGCAGGAAAGCGCACCCTTGCTGTGCGGCTTGGTGACAGGCATGCCCGTGAAAGCTACGTCCTGATGCTGGCCGTCGCCATTCTGCTGGTGATCGTGCTGGCACCCACCAAACCGTGGATGCTCATTGTCCTGCTGCTGATCCCCGCGTGCCTCATGCCTGCCTGGCTGATGGTGAACGGCAAGAAGCGCAAGAGCCTCATCCCGGTCCTCAAGCAGACCGGCATGATCAACCTCGGCTACAGCCTGCTGTTCTCGCTGGGGCTGATCCTAAGCCGCGGCTTCTAA
- a CDS encoding PLD nuclease N-terminal domain-containing protein, whose translation MLRVVGVVIVLVIFVYALVDVIRTDGHQTRGISKPAWIIVMIVLPLLGAILWFIFGRPYNKPKAAPVRRQPTAPDDDPEFLRNLETRRRNQDEDDRLKKLKADLEAKERDLGEKPGDGSGDAKNNGFKPGDAKRTEPDPHDTDELK comes from the coding sequence ATGCTCCGGGTTGTAGGCGTCGTCATTGTATTGGTCATCTTTGTCTATGCCTTGGTGGACGTCATCCGCACCGACGGCCACCAGACACGCGGGATCTCCAAACCCGCGTGGATCATTGTGATGATCGTCCTCCCGCTGCTGGGCGCGATCCTCTGGTTCATTTTCGGCCGCCCTTACAACAAACCCAAAGCCGCACCGGTTCGACGCCAGCCCACAGCTCCGGATGACGACCCCGAATTCCTCCGCAACCTGGAAACCCGCCGCCGTAACCAGGATGAAGACGATCGCCTGAAAAAGCTCAAAGCGGACTTGGAAGCCAAGGAACGCGATCTTGGCGAGAAGCCCGGCGATGGCAGCGGCGACGCCAAAAACAACGGATTCAAACCCGGCGATGCCAAGCGTACCGAGCCGGATCCGCATGATACGGACGAGCTGAAGTAG